The following coding sequences lie in one Capsicum annuum cultivar UCD-10X-F1 chromosome 5, UCD10Xv1.1, whole genome shotgun sequence genomic window:
- the LOC107870773 gene encoding protein phosphatase 2C and cyclic nucleotide-binding/kinase domain-containing protein isoform X2 has translation MGCVYSRACIGEICAPRNVDVKEPENVKAAEIAVFSPASSDGEDGEIRDQLNQLSLSRDNDIGITRLSRVSAQFLPPDGSRVVKVPSGNYELRCSFLSQRGYYPDALDKANQDSFCIHTPFGTSPDDHFFGVFDGHGEYGAQCSQFTKKKLCENLLRNSKFHLDAVEACHAAFLMTNSQLHADDIDDSMSGTTAITILIRGRTLYVANTGDSRAVIAERRGNEVVAVDLSTDQTPFRPDEFERVKLCGARVLTLDQIEGLKNPDVQCWDTEECDDGDPPRLWVPNGMYPGTAFTRSIGDSVAETIGVVANPEIVVLELTSDHPFFVIASDGVFEFLSSQTVVDMVAKYKDPRDACAAIVAESYRLWLQYETRTDDITVIVVQVNGLTNVVELCGSESPSVMNWNSRIQRARQDISRARLRAIESSLENGQTWVASSPAHRKTWEEEAQIERVLHDHFLFRKLTDSQCQVLLDCMQRVEVQDGDIVVKQGGECDSFYVVGSGEFEVLATQYEKDGEVPRVLQHYTADKLSSFGELALMYNKPLQASVRAVTNGILWELKREDFRGILMSEFSNLSSLKLLRSVDLLSRLTILQLSHIADMVSEVPFSDGQTIANEKQEPLGLYIIQKGVVKITFDMDLVKFENASSLICENQKLDDIQNKKCATVEKSEGSYFGEWTLLGEHIASLSVTAVGDVVCAVLTKKKFDSVVGPWSKLSQDDLRAKGDQTILSSESVQSLDPLMLASLQLADLEWQTCLYSTDCSEIGLVRLRDSDKLLSLKRFSKQKIKMLGKEAQVLKEKNLLKQMNTVASVPQVLCTCADETHAGIVLDTCLACSVVAILHSPLDEESARFCVASVVIALDDLHKNGILYRGVSPDVLMLDQTGHIQLVEFRFAKKISSELDERTFTICGMADSLAPEIVQGKGHGFAADWWALGTLIYFMLQGEMPFGSWRESELTFPRIAKGQLTLPHAFSQEAVDLVTKLLQVDEKLRLGSQGVDSLKSHPWFLGVDWKAVADHRSPVPAEILSRISQRLENHGDENIVSLHSPIHDLEELNTPEWLQNW, from the exons ATGGGTTGTGTTTATTCAAGAGCTTGCATTGGGGAGATTTGTGCACCAAGGAATGTGGATGTTAAAGAACCTGAAAATGTGAAAGCTGCTGAAATTGCTGTATTTTCACCTGCTTCATCAGATGGGGAAGATGGAGAAATTAGAGATCAACTTAATCAATTAAGCCTATCTAGGGACAATGATATTGGTATAACCAGACTCTCAAGAGTCTCTGCACAATTTTTACCACCTGATGGTTCGCGGGTTGTAAAAGTTCCGTCAGGGAATTATGAACTACGATGTTCCTTTCTATCTCAAAGGGGGTACTATCCCGATGCCCTTGATAAAGCTAATCAAGATAGTTTTTGCATTCATACTCCATTTGGAACAAGTCCAGATGATcatttctttggtgtttttgaTGGCCACGGAGAGTATGGAGCTCAATGCTCTCAGTTCACGAAAAAGAAACTTTGTGAAAATTTGCTTAGGAACAGTAAATTTCATTTAGATGCTGTGGAGGCATGTCATGCAGCATTCTTGATGACCAATTCGCAGTTGCACGCTGATGATATAGATGATAGCATGAGCGGAACAACTGCAATAACTATACTCATACGAGGTAGGACACTTTATGTTGCTAATACCGGTGATTCAAGAGCTGTTATAGCCGAGAGACGGGGTAACGAAGTCGTGGCTGTTGACCTTTCAACCGACCAAACTCCATTTCGGCCTGATGAGTTTGAGCGGGTTAAGCTCTGTGGAGCAAGAGTTCTTACATTGGATCAGATTGAAGGATTGAAGAATCCAGACGTGCAATGTTGGGACACTGAAGAATGCGATGATGGTGATCCTCCTAGGTTGTGGGTGCCAAATGGGATGTATCCTGGTACGGCTTTTACAAGAAGTATAGGTGATTCTGTCGCTGAGACAATTGGTGTTGTTGCAAAtcctgaaattgttgttttggaGCTCACCTCAGATCATCCTTTCTTTGTGATTGCCAGTGATGGGGTATTTGAGTTTCTTTCTAGCCAAACTGTGGTGGACATG GTTGCAAAGTATAAGGATCCGCGTGATGCTTGTGCTGCAATTGTTGCTGAGTCATACCGTCTTTGGCTACAGTATGAAACTCGCACAGATGATATTACCGTGATAGTTGTACAAGTAAATGGATTGACTAAT GTTGTAGAATTATGTGGATCAGAATCTCCATCAGTTATGAACTGGAATTCTAGGATTCAACGTGCCAGACAAGATATATCACGGGCACGACTGCGTGCTATTGAAAGTTCCTTAGAGAATGGGCAGACATGGGTTGCCTCATCTCCAGCCCATAGGAAGACATGGGAAGAAGAA GCACAGATTGAGCGGgttttgcatgatcattttctttttagaaagCTTACAGATTCTCAATGCCAAGTTTTGTTGGATTGTATGCAAAGAGTTGAGGTTCAAGATGGAGACATTGTAGTCAAACAG GGTGGAGAATGTGACTCTTTCTATGTCGTTGGAAGTGGGGAATTTGAGGTCTTAGCAACGCAG TATGAGAAAGATGGAGAAGTTCCTAGGGTTCTTCAGCACTACACGGCTGATAAGCTGTCATCCTTTGGGGAGCTGGCTCTGAT GTATAACAAACCACTCCAAGCTTCTGTTCGTGCTGTCACCAATGGAATTTTGTGGGAACTTAAACGAGAAGATTTTAGAGGAATTCTTATGTCAGAGTTTTCTAATTTGTCTTCATTGAAGCTTCTGCGTTCTGTAGATCTTCTATCAAGATTGACAATTTTACAACTAAGTCATATTGCAGATATGGTTTCAGAAGTTCCCTTTTCTGATGGACAGACAATAGCAAATGAG AAACAGGAACCTTTGGGCCTATACATTATCCAGAAAGGGGTTGTAAAAATTACGTTTGACATGGATCTAGTAAAATTTGAAAATGCATCAAGTCTCATTTGTGAAAACCAAAAGCTGGATGATATACAGAACAAAAAATGCGCAACAGTTGAAAAGAGTGAAGGGAGCTACTTTGGGGAATGGACCCTTCTTGGGGAACACATTGCCTCTTTGAGTGTTACTGCTGTGGGTGATGTGGTATGCGCTGTCTTAACCAAGAAGAAGTTTGATTCAGTTGTGGGTCCTTGGTCAAAGCTCTCACAGGATGACCTTAG GGCAAAGGGTGATCAAACAATTCTCTCTTCAGAATCTGTCCAAAGCCTTGACCCTTTGATGCTTGCAAGTTTGCAGCTTGCTGATTTG GAGTGGCAGACTTGCTTATACTCAACGGACTGCAGTGAGATCGGCCTAGTGCGTCTGAGAGACTCAG ATAAACTGCTTAGCTTGAAGAGGTTTTCGAAGCAGAAAATTAAAATGCTTGGGAAAGAAGCACAAGTATTAAAAGAGAAGAATCTATTGAAGCAAATGAATACAGTAGCTTCAGTACCTCAAGTTTTATGTACTTGTGCTGATGAAACGCATGCTGGCATAGTTCTGGACACATGCTTGGCTTGCTCTGTTGTAGCAATACTTCACAGCCCCCTTGATGAGGAGTCGGCACGTTTCTGTGTTGCATCTGTTGTCATTGCTCTGGATGACTTGCACAAA AATGGCATACTTTACAGAGGTGTTTCACCTGACGTACTAATGTTAGACCAAACTGGCCATATTCAG CTTGTGGAATTCAGATTTGCTAAGAAGATTTCTTCTGAGTTGGATGAGAGGACATTTACCATATGCGGAATGGCAGATTCTCTAGCTCCAGAAATAGTCCAAGGGAAAGGCCATGGCTTTGCGGCTGACTG GTGGGCATTGGGAACATTGATCTACTTTATGCTACAAGGTGAAATGCCATTTGGATCATGGAGAGAGAGTGAGCTTACATTTCCAAGGATTGCTAAAGGACAGTTGACACTTCCACATGCATTCAGCCAAGAAGCTGTTGATCTCGTTACCAAG TTACTTCAAGTTGATGAAAAGCTGAGACTCGGTAGCCAAGGTGTTGACTCTCTCAAAAGTCATCCCTGGTTTCTTGGTGTTGATTGGAAAGCAGTAGCAGATCATCGAAGTCCTGTTCCTGCAGAGATTCTCTCCCGTATAAGTCAACGCTTGGAAAATCATGGTGATGAGAACATAGTTTCCTTACATTCCCCTATTCATGACTTGGAGGAGCTTAATACTCCAGAGTGGCTTCAAAACTGGTAG
- the LOC107870773 gene encoding protein phosphatase 2C and cyclic nucleotide-binding/kinase domain-containing protein isoform X1, which produces MGCVYSRACIGEICAPRNVDVKEPENVKAAEIAVFSPASSDGEDGEIRDQLNQLSLSRDNDIGITRLSRVSAQFLPPDGSRVVKVPSGNYELRCSFLSQRGYYPDALDKANQDSFCIHTPFGTSPDDHFFGVFDGHGEYGAQCSQFTKKKLCENLLRNSKFHLDAVEACHAAFLMTNSQLHADDIDDSMSGTTAITILIRGRTLYVANTGDSRAVIAERRGNEVVAVDLSTDQTPFRPDEFERVKLCGARVLTLDQIEGLKNPDVQCWDTEECDDGDPPRLWVPNGMYPGTAFTRSIGDSVAETIGVVANPEIVVLELTSDHPFFVIASDGVFEFLSSQTVVDMVAKYKDPRDACAAIVAESYRLWLQYETRTDDITVIVVQVNGLTNVAVGQSTSSDVVLRPPLPQVVELCGSESPSVMNWNSRIQRARQDISRARLRAIESSLENGQTWVASSPAHRKTWEEEAQIERVLHDHFLFRKLTDSQCQVLLDCMQRVEVQDGDIVVKQGGECDSFYVVGSGEFEVLATQYEKDGEVPRVLQHYTADKLSSFGELALMYNKPLQASVRAVTNGILWELKREDFRGILMSEFSNLSSLKLLRSVDLLSRLTILQLSHIADMVSEVPFSDGQTIANEKQEPLGLYIIQKGVVKITFDMDLVKFENASSLICENQKLDDIQNKKCATVEKSEGSYFGEWTLLGEHIASLSVTAVGDVVCAVLTKKKFDSVVGPWSKLSQDDLRAKGDQTILSSESVQSLDPLMLASLQLADLEWQTCLYSTDCSEIGLVRLRDSDKLLSLKRFSKQKIKMLGKEAQVLKEKNLLKQMNTVASVPQVLCTCADETHAGIVLDTCLACSVVAILHSPLDEESARFCVASVVIALDDLHKNGILYRGVSPDVLMLDQTGHIQLVEFRFAKKISSELDERTFTICGMADSLAPEIVQGKGHGFAADWWALGTLIYFMLQGEMPFGSWRESELTFPRIAKGQLTLPHAFSQEAVDLVTKLLQVDEKLRLGSQGVDSLKSHPWFLGVDWKAVADHRSPVPAEILSRISQRLENHGDENIVSLHSPIHDLEELNTPEWLQNW; this is translated from the exons ATGGGTTGTGTTTATTCAAGAGCTTGCATTGGGGAGATTTGTGCACCAAGGAATGTGGATGTTAAAGAACCTGAAAATGTGAAAGCTGCTGAAATTGCTGTATTTTCACCTGCTTCATCAGATGGGGAAGATGGAGAAATTAGAGATCAACTTAATCAATTAAGCCTATCTAGGGACAATGATATTGGTATAACCAGACTCTCAAGAGTCTCTGCACAATTTTTACCACCTGATGGTTCGCGGGTTGTAAAAGTTCCGTCAGGGAATTATGAACTACGATGTTCCTTTCTATCTCAAAGGGGGTACTATCCCGATGCCCTTGATAAAGCTAATCAAGATAGTTTTTGCATTCATACTCCATTTGGAACAAGTCCAGATGATcatttctttggtgtttttgaTGGCCACGGAGAGTATGGAGCTCAATGCTCTCAGTTCACGAAAAAGAAACTTTGTGAAAATTTGCTTAGGAACAGTAAATTTCATTTAGATGCTGTGGAGGCATGTCATGCAGCATTCTTGATGACCAATTCGCAGTTGCACGCTGATGATATAGATGATAGCATGAGCGGAACAACTGCAATAACTATACTCATACGAGGTAGGACACTTTATGTTGCTAATACCGGTGATTCAAGAGCTGTTATAGCCGAGAGACGGGGTAACGAAGTCGTGGCTGTTGACCTTTCAACCGACCAAACTCCATTTCGGCCTGATGAGTTTGAGCGGGTTAAGCTCTGTGGAGCAAGAGTTCTTACATTGGATCAGATTGAAGGATTGAAGAATCCAGACGTGCAATGTTGGGACACTGAAGAATGCGATGATGGTGATCCTCCTAGGTTGTGGGTGCCAAATGGGATGTATCCTGGTACGGCTTTTACAAGAAGTATAGGTGATTCTGTCGCTGAGACAATTGGTGTTGTTGCAAAtcctgaaattgttgttttggaGCTCACCTCAGATCATCCTTTCTTTGTGATTGCCAGTGATGGGGTATTTGAGTTTCTTTCTAGCCAAACTGTGGTGGACATG GTTGCAAAGTATAAGGATCCGCGTGATGCTTGTGCTGCAATTGTTGCTGAGTCATACCGTCTTTGGCTACAGTATGAAACTCGCACAGATGATATTACCGTGATAGTTGTACAAGTAAATGGATTGACTAAT GTTGCGGTTGGTCAATCAACAAGTTCTGATGTAGTTTTACGACCACCATTGCCTCAGGTTGTAGAATTATGTGGATCAGAATCTCCATCAGTTATGAACTGGAATTCTAGGATTCAACGTGCCAGACAAGATATATCACGGGCACGACTGCGTGCTATTGAAAGTTCCTTAGAGAATGGGCAGACATGGGTTGCCTCATCTCCAGCCCATAGGAAGACATGGGAAGAAGAA GCACAGATTGAGCGGgttttgcatgatcattttctttttagaaagCTTACAGATTCTCAATGCCAAGTTTTGTTGGATTGTATGCAAAGAGTTGAGGTTCAAGATGGAGACATTGTAGTCAAACAG GGTGGAGAATGTGACTCTTTCTATGTCGTTGGAAGTGGGGAATTTGAGGTCTTAGCAACGCAG TATGAGAAAGATGGAGAAGTTCCTAGGGTTCTTCAGCACTACACGGCTGATAAGCTGTCATCCTTTGGGGAGCTGGCTCTGAT GTATAACAAACCACTCCAAGCTTCTGTTCGTGCTGTCACCAATGGAATTTTGTGGGAACTTAAACGAGAAGATTTTAGAGGAATTCTTATGTCAGAGTTTTCTAATTTGTCTTCATTGAAGCTTCTGCGTTCTGTAGATCTTCTATCAAGATTGACAATTTTACAACTAAGTCATATTGCAGATATGGTTTCAGAAGTTCCCTTTTCTGATGGACAGACAATAGCAAATGAG AAACAGGAACCTTTGGGCCTATACATTATCCAGAAAGGGGTTGTAAAAATTACGTTTGACATGGATCTAGTAAAATTTGAAAATGCATCAAGTCTCATTTGTGAAAACCAAAAGCTGGATGATATACAGAACAAAAAATGCGCAACAGTTGAAAAGAGTGAAGGGAGCTACTTTGGGGAATGGACCCTTCTTGGGGAACACATTGCCTCTTTGAGTGTTACTGCTGTGGGTGATGTGGTATGCGCTGTCTTAACCAAGAAGAAGTTTGATTCAGTTGTGGGTCCTTGGTCAAAGCTCTCACAGGATGACCTTAG GGCAAAGGGTGATCAAACAATTCTCTCTTCAGAATCTGTCCAAAGCCTTGACCCTTTGATGCTTGCAAGTTTGCAGCTTGCTGATTTG GAGTGGCAGACTTGCTTATACTCAACGGACTGCAGTGAGATCGGCCTAGTGCGTCTGAGAGACTCAG ATAAACTGCTTAGCTTGAAGAGGTTTTCGAAGCAGAAAATTAAAATGCTTGGGAAAGAAGCACAAGTATTAAAAGAGAAGAATCTATTGAAGCAAATGAATACAGTAGCTTCAGTACCTCAAGTTTTATGTACTTGTGCTGATGAAACGCATGCTGGCATAGTTCTGGACACATGCTTGGCTTGCTCTGTTGTAGCAATACTTCACAGCCCCCTTGATGAGGAGTCGGCACGTTTCTGTGTTGCATCTGTTGTCATTGCTCTGGATGACTTGCACAAA AATGGCATACTTTACAGAGGTGTTTCACCTGACGTACTAATGTTAGACCAAACTGGCCATATTCAG CTTGTGGAATTCAGATTTGCTAAGAAGATTTCTTCTGAGTTGGATGAGAGGACATTTACCATATGCGGAATGGCAGATTCTCTAGCTCCAGAAATAGTCCAAGGGAAAGGCCATGGCTTTGCGGCTGACTG GTGGGCATTGGGAACATTGATCTACTTTATGCTACAAGGTGAAATGCCATTTGGATCATGGAGAGAGAGTGAGCTTACATTTCCAAGGATTGCTAAAGGACAGTTGACACTTCCACATGCATTCAGCCAAGAAGCTGTTGATCTCGTTACCAAG TTACTTCAAGTTGATGAAAAGCTGAGACTCGGTAGCCAAGGTGTTGACTCTCTCAAAAGTCATCCCTGGTTTCTTGGTGTTGATTGGAAAGCAGTAGCAGATCATCGAAGTCCTGTTCCTGCAGAGATTCTCTCCCGTATAAGTCAACGCTTGGAAAATCATGGTGATGAGAACATAGTTTCCTTACATTCCCCTATTCATGACTTGGAGGAGCTTAATACTCCAGAGTGGCTTCAAAACTGGTAG
- the LOC107870773 gene encoding protein phosphatase 2C and cyclic nucleotide-binding/kinase domain-containing protein isoform X3, producing the protein MGCVYSRACIGEICAPRNVDVKEPENVKAAEIAVFSPASSDGEDGEIRDQLNQLSLSRDNDIGITRLSRVSAQFLPPDGSRVVKVPSGNYELRCSFLSQRGYYPDALDKANQDSFCIHTPFGTSPDDHFFGVFDGHGEYGAQCSQFTKKKLCENLLRNSKFHLDAVEACHAAFLMTNSQLHADDIDDSMSGTTAITILIRGRTLYVANTGDSRAVIAERRGNEVVAVDLSTDQTPFRPDEFERVKLCGARVLTLDQIEGLKNPDVQCWDTEECDDGDPPRLWVPNGMYPGTAFTRSIGDSVAETIGVVANPEIVVLELTSDHPFFVIASDGVFEFLSSQTVVDMVAKYKDPRDACAAIVAESYRLWLQYETRTDDITVIVVQVNGLTNVAVGQSTSSDVVLRPPLPQVVELCGSESPSVMNWNSRIQRARQDISRARLRAIESSLENGQTWVASSPAHRKTWEEEAQIERVLHDHFLFRKLTDSQCQVLLDCMQRVEVQDGDIVVKQGGECDSFYVVGSGEFEVLATQYEKDGEVPRVLQHYTADKLSSFGELALMYNKPLQASVRAVTNGILWELKREDFRGILMSEFSNLSSLKLLRSVDLLSRLTILQLSHIADMVSEVPFSDGQTIANEKQEPLGLYIIQKGVVKITFDMDLVKFENASSLICENQKLDDIQNKKCATVEKSEGSYFGEWTLLGEHIASLSVTAVGDVVCAVLTKKKFDSVVGPWSKLSQDDLRAKGDQTILSSESVQSLDPLMLASLQLADLEWQTCLYSTDCSEIGLVRLRDSDKLLSLKRFSKQKIKMLGKEAQVLKEKNLLKQMNTVASVPQVLCTCADETHAGIVLDTCLACSVVAILHSPLDEESARFCVASVVIALDDLHKNGILYRGVSPDVLMLDQTGHIQIC; encoded by the exons ATGGGTTGTGTTTATTCAAGAGCTTGCATTGGGGAGATTTGTGCACCAAGGAATGTGGATGTTAAAGAACCTGAAAATGTGAAAGCTGCTGAAATTGCTGTATTTTCACCTGCTTCATCAGATGGGGAAGATGGAGAAATTAGAGATCAACTTAATCAATTAAGCCTATCTAGGGACAATGATATTGGTATAACCAGACTCTCAAGAGTCTCTGCACAATTTTTACCACCTGATGGTTCGCGGGTTGTAAAAGTTCCGTCAGGGAATTATGAACTACGATGTTCCTTTCTATCTCAAAGGGGGTACTATCCCGATGCCCTTGATAAAGCTAATCAAGATAGTTTTTGCATTCATACTCCATTTGGAACAAGTCCAGATGATcatttctttggtgtttttgaTGGCCACGGAGAGTATGGAGCTCAATGCTCTCAGTTCACGAAAAAGAAACTTTGTGAAAATTTGCTTAGGAACAGTAAATTTCATTTAGATGCTGTGGAGGCATGTCATGCAGCATTCTTGATGACCAATTCGCAGTTGCACGCTGATGATATAGATGATAGCATGAGCGGAACAACTGCAATAACTATACTCATACGAGGTAGGACACTTTATGTTGCTAATACCGGTGATTCAAGAGCTGTTATAGCCGAGAGACGGGGTAACGAAGTCGTGGCTGTTGACCTTTCAACCGACCAAACTCCATTTCGGCCTGATGAGTTTGAGCGGGTTAAGCTCTGTGGAGCAAGAGTTCTTACATTGGATCAGATTGAAGGATTGAAGAATCCAGACGTGCAATGTTGGGACACTGAAGAATGCGATGATGGTGATCCTCCTAGGTTGTGGGTGCCAAATGGGATGTATCCTGGTACGGCTTTTACAAGAAGTATAGGTGATTCTGTCGCTGAGACAATTGGTGTTGTTGCAAAtcctgaaattgttgttttggaGCTCACCTCAGATCATCCTTTCTTTGTGATTGCCAGTGATGGGGTATTTGAGTTTCTTTCTAGCCAAACTGTGGTGGACATG GTTGCAAAGTATAAGGATCCGCGTGATGCTTGTGCTGCAATTGTTGCTGAGTCATACCGTCTTTGGCTACAGTATGAAACTCGCACAGATGATATTACCGTGATAGTTGTACAAGTAAATGGATTGACTAAT GTTGCGGTTGGTCAATCAACAAGTTCTGATGTAGTTTTACGACCACCATTGCCTCAGGTTGTAGAATTATGTGGATCAGAATCTCCATCAGTTATGAACTGGAATTCTAGGATTCAACGTGCCAGACAAGATATATCACGGGCACGACTGCGTGCTATTGAAAGTTCCTTAGAGAATGGGCAGACATGGGTTGCCTCATCTCCAGCCCATAGGAAGACATGGGAAGAAGAA GCACAGATTGAGCGGgttttgcatgatcattttctttttagaaagCTTACAGATTCTCAATGCCAAGTTTTGTTGGATTGTATGCAAAGAGTTGAGGTTCAAGATGGAGACATTGTAGTCAAACAG GGTGGAGAATGTGACTCTTTCTATGTCGTTGGAAGTGGGGAATTTGAGGTCTTAGCAACGCAG TATGAGAAAGATGGAGAAGTTCCTAGGGTTCTTCAGCACTACACGGCTGATAAGCTGTCATCCTTTGGGGAGCTGGCTCTGAT GTATAACAAACCACTCCAAGCTTCTGTTCGTGCTGTCACCAATGGAATTTTGTGGGAACTTAAACGAGAAGATTTTAGAGGAATTCTTATGTCAGAGTTTTCTAATTTGTCTTCATTGAAGCTTCTGCGTTCTGTAGATCTTCTATCAAGATTGACAATTTTACAACTAAGTCATATTGCAGATATGGTTTCAGAAGTTCCCTTTTCTGATGGACAGACAATAGCAAATGAG AAACAGGAACCTTTGGGCCTATACATTATCCAGAAAGGGGTTGTAAAAATTACGTTTGACATGGATCTAGTAAAATTTGAAAATGCATCAAGTCTCATTTGTGAAAACCAAAAGCTGGATGATATACAGAACAAAAAATGCGCAACAGTTGAAAAGAGTGAAGGGAGCTACTTTGGGGAATGGACCCTTCTTGGGGAACACATTGCCTCTTTGAGTGTTACTGCTGTGGGTGATGTGGTATGCGCTGTCTTAACCAAGAAGAAGTTTGATTCAGTTGTGGGTCCTTGGTCAAAGCTCTCACAGGATGACCTTAG GGCAAAGGGTGATCAAACAATTCTCTCTTCAGAATCTGTCCAAAGCCTTGACCCTTTGATGCTTGCAAGTTTGCAGCTTGCTGATTTG GAGTGGCAGACTTGCTTATACTCAACGGACTGCAGTGAGATCGGCCTAGTGCGTCTGAGAGACTCAG ATAAACTGCTTAGCTTGAAGAGGTTTTCGAAGCAGAAAATTAAAATGCTTGGGAAAGAAGCACAAGTATTAAAAGAGAAGAATCTATTGAAGCAAATGAATACAGTAGCTTCAGTACCTCAAGTTTTATGTACTTGTGCTGATGAAACGCATGCTGGCATAGTTCTGGACACATGCTTGGCTTGCTCTGTTGTAGCAATACTTCACAGCCCCCTTGATGAGGAGTCGGCACGTTTCTGTGTTGCATCTGTTGTCATTGCTCTGGATGACTTGCACAAA AATGGCATACTTTACAGAGGTGTTTCACCTGACGTACTAATGTTAGACCAAACTGGCCATATTCAG ATTTGCTAA